A portion of the Euwallacea similis isolate ESF13 chromosome 8, ESF131.1, whole genome shotgun sequence genome contains these proteins:
- the LOC136410246 gene encoding facilitated trehalose transporter Tret1-like, whose translation MLQLKKRYFGHLAAFSACLIAFETGICYVWTSPILPKLTSTEPGVNPIGTAVTITESAWIVSSMTLALIVGPFFSVVGLRYYTKKTILLISMAPLGASHVVLCWADRAWIFIFARVLMGLGTGATWAVLGSYIAEISEDRNRGFLGSVCGINSNLGSLLAYILGPYLSMQYFSLVNLIPVALFYLTFSFMPDSPYDLVLRLEYDLAKRNLEILRQSRDVEKEFEFVKETVEVGSKDKVRLSDFLKDKALRKGLLFCVALMACQVSSGINAVCSYAETIFQLAGNSIPPEYSPMIFSVFSTASIIISSFLIDKIGRKVLITTSCIIESISLFCLGFYFFQLEGNRDVSKISWLPLSTVIVFSMAFNFALGVVPWIIAGEIFHSSVKGIASTITSLSNFFMSFIVTMYFPYMVASVGMGWTFWSFAVLMVFGSIFCLVFLPETKGKNFQEIQDILKK comes from the exons ATGCTCCAATTAAAGAAGCGATACTTCGGCCATTTAGCAGCATTCTCTG CTTGCCTAATCGCCTTCGAAACTGGCATTTGCTATGTCTGGACCTCGCCCATTTTGCCCAAACTGACCTCAACAGAGCCCGGCGTTAACCCTATAGGGACAGCCGTTACCATTACAGAATCTGCCTGGATAGTCTCCTCGATGACCTTAGCCCTGATTGTAGGCCCTTTCTTCTCAGTTGTAGGACTGAGGTACTACACCAAGAAAACCATATTGCTGATCTCCATGGCTCCACTGGGGGCCTCCCATGTGGTCTTGTGCTGGGCGGATCGCGCctggattttcatttttgcaaGAGTTTTAATGGGACTAGGCACTGGGGCTACGTGGGCCGTGTTGGGGAGCTACATAGCGGAAATATCCGAGGACCGAAATCGCGGATTTCTAGGGAGCGTCTGCGGAATTAATTCAAACTTGGGAAGCCTCCTGGCGTACATATTAGGACCGTACTTGAGTATGCAGTATTTCAGCCTTGTCAATCTAATCCCGGTCGCATTGTTCTATCTCACTTTCTCTTTCATGCCGGATAGCCCTTATGACTTGGTTTTGAGGCTGGAGTACGATCTTGCGAAGAGAAATTTGGAGATCCTGAGGCAGAGCAGAGATGTGGAGAAAGAGTTCGAGTTTGTCAAGGAGACAGTTGAAGTTGGAAGTAAAGATAAAGTGCGTCTAAGTGATTTTCTGAAGGATAAGGCATTGCGTAAGGGATTGTTGTTTTGCGTGGCCTTGATGGCCTGTCAGGTTAGCTCCGGCATCAACGCGGTGTGCAGCTATGCAGAGACCATTTTTCAACTAGCAGGGAACTCCATTCCTCCTGAATATTCTCCAATGATCTTTTCAGTGTTCTCCACTGCATCGATCATTATCAGTTCGTTTCTGATAGACAAAATCGGCCGGAAAGTACTAATTACCACTTCTTGCATCATAGAGTCAATCTCCCTTTTCTGCTTAGGCttctattttttccaattgGAAGGAAATAGAGATGTTTCAAAAATCTCCTGGCTACCCCTGAGTACTGTAATTGTCTTCTCGATGGCCTTCAATTTCGCCCTGGGGGTAGTTCCTTGGATCATCGCAGGGGAGATTTTCCATTCCAGTGTCAAAGGAATCGCCAGCACTATAACGTCGTTGAGCAACTTCTTTATGTCTTTTATAGTGACAATGTATTTTCCTTATATGGTGGCCAGTGTCGGGATGGGCTGGACCTTTTGGAGCTTCGCCGTTCTTATGGTGTTCGGGTCGATATTCTGCCTGGTATTTCTGCCCGAAACGAAagggaaaaattttcaagagaTTCAGGACATCCTGAAGAAATAA